A genomic segment from Amycolatopsis camponoti encodes:
- a CDS encoding TlpA disulfide reductase family protein, protein MPFVVAALVLLGLLCLVNLLLTVGILRRMRAQSTSGAETLFALRPGSAIGEFTATTTDGEPVTTATLTGTVAFFSADCAACHDALPDFLAYARDQGRDNVFAVFGGDEPDTVRALAEVARVVPADLDGGPVAAAFRNTWTPALYVVADGRVVATAGRVPELPVPAGR, encoded by the coding sequence ATGCCTTTCGTCGTCGCCGCCCTGGTGCTGCTCGGCCTGCTGTGCCTGGTGAACCTGCTCCTGACCGTCGGGATCCTGCGCCGGATGCGGGCCCAGAGCACCTCGGGTGCCGAGACGCTCTTCGCGCTGCGCCCGGGTTCGGCCATCGGCGAGTTCACCGCCACCACGACCGACGGCGAGCCGGTCACCACCGCCACGCTGACCGGCACGGTGGCGTTCTTCTCCGCCGACTGCGCGGCCTGTCACGACGCCCTCCCGGATTTCCTCGCCTACGCCCGCGATCAGGGCCGGGACAACGTCTTCGCCGTCTTCGGCGGCGACGAGCCGGACACCGTGCGCGCGCTCGCCGAGGTCGCGCGGGTGGTGCCGGCGGACCTCGACGGCGGCCCGGTCGCCGCCGCGTTCCGCAACACCTGGACACCCGCGCTGTACGTGGTGGCCGACGGGCGGGTGGTCGCGACCGCGGGCCGGGTGCCCGAGCTGCCCGTGCCCGCCGGGCGCTGA